In Vagococcus hydrophili, one DNA window encodes the following:
- a CDS encoding formate--tetrahydrofolate ligase: MSYLSDIEIANQVTMKPIKDVVAPLGIEEDQLTLYGNYKAKLSAHELGKLQDKKDGKLILVTAITPTPAGEGKTTTSVGLADGFAKLGKTAMIALREPSLGPVFGVKGGAAGGGHAQVVPMEDINLHFTGDFHAIGAANNLLAALIDNHIHHGNALNIDSRNITWKRVVDMNDRQLRHIVNGLQGRVNGVPREDGYDITVASEIMAVLCLANDPDDLKVKLNKMIIGYSFEGNPVTAGDLKAGGALAALLKDAIHPNLVQTLEHTPAIIHGGPFANIAHGCNSVIATKLALKYADYAITEAGFGADLGAEKFIDIKCRLGNLKPDAVVLVATIRALKMHGGVPKKELEPENVEAVVAGLTNLDKHIQNIQEVYGMPVVVAINKFPLDTDAELVAVEEACKERGVDVVLSDVWANGGEGGKDLAEKVIELAERPNNFKFVYDLEDSIEEKLNKIVQKVYGGNGVEIVPAARKQLKKLEELGFGNLPICMAKTQYSFSDDQTKIGAPTDFTVTIRNLKVSAGAGFIVALTGAVMTMPGLPKSPASERIDIDGEGNITGLF, from the coding sequence ATGTCATATTTATCAGATATCGAAATCGCAAACCAAGTTACAATGAAACCAATTAAAGATGTAGTTGCTCCTTTAGGAATTGAAGAAGATCAATTAACTCTTTACGGAAATTATAAAGCTAAATTAAGCGCTCATGAATTAGGTAAATTACAAGATAAAAAAGACGGTAAATTAATCTTAGTAACAGCTATTACACCAACTCCAGCTGGAGAAGGTAAAACAACAACTTCTGTTGGTTTAGCTGATGGGTTTGCTAAATTAGGCAAAACTGCCATGATCGCTTTAAGAGAACCATCATTAGGACCAGTTTTTGGTGTTAAAGGTGGAGCTGCTGGTGGGGGACATGCACAAGTTGTTCCTATGGAAGATATTAACTTACACTTTACTGGTGACTTCCATGCCATTGGAGCTGCTAACAACCTTTTAGCTGCTTTAATCGACAACCATATTCACCATGGTAACGCATTAAACATCGACAGCCGTAACATTACTTGGAAACGTGTTGTGGATATGAATGACCGTCAATTACGCCATATTGTTAACGGCCTTCAAGGTCGCGTTAACGGTGTTCCTCGTGAAGACGGATATGATATTACTGTAGCATCTGAAATTATGGCTGTTTTATGTTTAGCTAACGATCCAGATGATTTAAAAGTAAAACTTAACAAAATGATTATTGGTTATAGTTTTGAAGGTAACCCAGTAACTGCTGGCGATTTAAAAGCTGGTGGCGCATTAGCTGCTTTACTTAAAGATGCTATCCATCCAAACTTAGTTCAAACATTAGAACACACACCAGCAATCATTCACGGTGGCCCATTTGCCAATATCGCTCATGGTTGTAACAGTGTTATCGCAACTAAATTAGCTTTAAAATATGCTGATTATGCGATTACTGAAGCTGGATTTGGTGCTGACTTAGGTGCTGAAAAATTCATCGACATTAAATGTCGCTTAGGAAACTTAAAACCAGACGCAGTTGTTTTAGTAGCAACAATCCGCGCTCTTAAAATGCACGGTGGCGTTCCTAAAAAAGAATTAGAACCAGAAAACGTTGAAGCTGTTGTTGCAGGTTTAACTAACTTAGACAAACATATCCAAAACATTCAAGAAGTTTATGGAATGCCAGTTGTTGTGGCAATCAACAAATTCCCATTAGATACAGATGCTGAATTAGTAGCTGTAGAAGAAGCTTGTAAAGAGCGTGGCGTAGACGTTGTTCTTTCAGACGTATGGGCTAATGGTGGTGAAGGTGGTAAAGACTTAGCTGAGAAAGTAATCGAATTAGCTGAACGTCCAAACAACTTCAAATTTGTTTATGATTTAGAAGATAGCATTGAAGAAAAATTAAACAAAATCGTTCAAAAAGTTTACGGTGGTAACGGCGTAGAAATCGTACCAGCTGCTCGTAAACAACTTAAAAAATTAGAAGAATTAGGTTTTGGCAACTTACCAATTTGTATGGCTAAAACACAATATTCATTCTCAGATGATCAAACTAAGATTGGTGCACCAACAGACTTTACAGTAACAATCCGTAACTTAAAAGTTTCTGCTGGAGCAGGATTTATCGTAGCACTTACAGGAGCTGTTATGACAATGCCTGGTTTACCAAAATCACCAGCATCTGAAAGAATTGATATTGACGGTGAAGGTAACATCACTGGATTATTCTAG
- a CDS encoding HutD family protein, translating to MNKKIISQSDYQVSSWSGGETTEVFLFPPSGQYELNKFDFRISTAKVALNESNFSSLPGYKRIIMSLDNPLELHHSGKKGFRKEVLAPFQTDYFCGSDETKSFGKCTDFNLIYRPNLGGEMKTKQTGAEITLKEKVFYVYFALENCQLVVNGTAVDEEIIDIKKGDSLVIADTLGGEKVKVCSTIEEHLPVVIEVSVR from the coding sequence ATGAACAAAAAAATTATCTCGCAATCTGATTATCAAGTGTCTAGCTGGAGTGGAGGAGAAACAACTGAAGTGTTTCTCTTCCCACCTAGTGGGCAATATGAACTAAATAAGTTTGATTTTCGTATTTCAACTGCTAAAGTCGCATTAAACGAAAGTAATTTTTCAAGTTTACCTGGATACAAACGAATTATCATGTCTTTAGATAATCCTTTAGAATTGCACCACAGTGGCAAAAAAGGATTTCGAAAAGAAGTTTTGGCTCCATTTCAAACAGATTACTTTTGCGGAAGTGATGAAACTAAAAGTTTTGGCAAATGTACAGATTTTAATTTGATCTATCGACCAAACCTTGGTGGAGAGATGAAAACGAAACAAACGGGTGCTGAAATAACATTAAAAGAAAAGGTCTTTTATGTTTATTTTGCATTGGAAAATTGTCAATTAGTTGTTAATGGAACAGCGGTTGATGAAGAAATAATCGATATAAAAAAAGGAGACAGTTTAGTAATAGCTGATACTCTTGGTGGAGAAAAGGTTAAAGTTTGTTCGACTATAGAAGAACATTTACCTGTTGTAATTGAAGTAAGTGTTCGATGA
- a CDS encoding APC family permease, with amino-acid sequence MSSETENAKFSLGGATLYGINAVVGSGIFLLPRTIYMDLGPASLLAMLFDAVLVLLLAVCFAEVSCYFDKNGGAFQYSKSAFGDFVGFIVGLLGWFVTIIAWSAMAAGFAKLLIMAFPALDGMNTFISIALVILLSVINSTGLKSSKIFTITVTIAKLIPIIAFVFISIFFLKGGFDNGNFKPFLQLKEGMSLSKALGSTSMTIFYAFIGFEALPVVAGEMRDAKKNMPRAILGSITVVSVLYFMIIAGTIAMLGVGILESGAPVQDAFGQMVGPWGKWIISVGALISILGLNVGDSMMIPRYGASIADEGLLPKVFAKKNSKEAPVVAIIVSCVLTSGLLLTGSFEQLAELSVVFRFIQYIPTALAVIFLRKKNPGAKTAFRLPLGPTIPILAIGVSLWMLKEGANSSSLIAGGVGIVIAGILYFVLNGSKKQTS; translated from the coding sequence ATGAGTTCAGAAACAGAAAATGCAAAATTCAGTCTAGGCGGCGCTACGTTATATGGGATTAACGCAGTTGTCGGTTCGGGAATTTTCTTATTACCACGTACTATTTACATGGATTTAGGTCCAGCGTCATTACTTGCTATGCTTTTTGATGCAGTTTTAGTTTTACTACTTGCTGTGTGTTTTGCAGAAGTATCTTGTTACTTTGATAAAAACGGAGGAGCTTTCCAATATTCTAAATCAGCATTTGGAGATTTTGTTGGTTTTATTGTTGGGCTACTTGGTTGGTTTGTAACGATTATCGCGTGGTCAGCAATGGCAGCAGGTTTTGCAAAACTGTTGATTATGGCTTTCCCAGCGCTAGATGGTATGAATACATTCATTAGTATTGCACTAGTTATTTTATTGTCTGTTATTAATAGTACCGGATTAAAATCATCTAAAATCTTTACGATCACAGTAACAATCGCTAAATTAATTCCAATTATTGCTTTTGTATTTATTTCAATCTTCTTCTTAAAAGGTGGTTTTGATAATGGTAACTTTAAACCATTCTTGCAACTTAAAGAAGGTATGTCATTATCTAAAGCATTAGGTTCAACATCAATGACAATTTTCTACGCATTTATCGGATTTGAAGCTTTACCAGTTGTAGCTGGTGAAATGAGAGATGCGAAGAAAAATATGCCACGTGCGATTTTAGGATCAATTACAGTAGTATCCGTTCTTTACTTTATGATTATTGCAGGAACAATTGCGATGTTAGGTGTAGGCATTTTAGAAAGTGGCGCACCAGTGCAAGATGCATTTGGTCAAATGGTAGGTCCTTGGGGTAAATGGATTATCTCAGTGGGTGCTTTGATCTCTATCTTAGGTCTCAACGTTGGGGATTCAATGATGATTCCTAGATACGGAGCTTCAATCGCTGATGAAGGTTTATTACCAAAAGTATTTGCTAAGAAAAACTCTAAAGAAGCGCCAGTTGTTGCGATTATCGTATCATGTGTGTTAACTTCTGGTTTATTATTAACTGGTAGTTTTGAACAATTAGCAGAACTTAGTGTAGTGTTCCGTTTCATCCAATATATTCCAACAGCTTTAGCGGTAATTTTCTTACGTAAGAAAAATCCAGGAGCTAAAACAGCGTTTAGATTACCATTGGGACCAACAATTCCAATTTTAGCAATTGGAGTTAGTTTATGGATGTTGAAAGAGGGAGCTAACTCAAGTAGCTTGATTGCTGGTGGTGTTGGTATCGTCATTGCAGGAATTTTATACTTTGTTTTAAATGGAAGCAAAAAACAAACTAGTTAG
- the hutH gene encoding histidine ammonia-lyase: protein MSEKIILNGKDLTLEQVVEVSRKGTQVALAETAIDAVKASRKIIDDIVESKRTVYGVNTGFGSLVKVSIPQEETRQLQENLIRTHSSGFGDPLKEDEVRAIMLIRVNSLLKGHSGIRLSTIETLMAMLNNGVVPHIPEKGSLGASGDLAPLSHMVLPMLGLGRAFFNGELMTGKEAMEKAGVPVIHLEAKEGLALINGTTVLTAIGALATHDSIELLKLADIAGALSLEVHNGIVNAFDEELHIIRPHSGQLATAKNVRALIAGSTLTTPATAERVQDAYSLRCMPQIHGASKDTIAFVKTKVEIEINSVTDNPIITRSGDVISGGNFHGEPMAQPFDYLGIGAAEIGNVSERRVERLVNTNLSGLPSFLVKHPGVNSGFMITQYAAASLASENKILAHPASVDSITSCENQEDFVSMGTTAARTARDILINSRRIVATEIMAACQAIEFVSDRGVMGKGTQVAYDTFRKYVNVIENDKDIEIYDELEKATEVLISGDLLRAVEEVVDLEIEFDFK, encoded by the coding sequence ATGAGCGAAAAAATTATTTTAAACGGTAAAGACTTAACATTAGAACAAGTAGTTGAAGTATCACGTAAAGGCACTCAAGTAGCTTTAGCAGAAACAGCTATCGATGCAGTTAAAGCCTCTCGTAAAATTATTGATGACATCGTTGAAAGTAAACGTACTGTATACGGTGTAAATACTGGTTTTGGATCTTTAGTAAAAGTAAGTATTCCTCAAGAGGAAACTCGTCAATTACAAGAAAACTTAATCCGTACTCACTCAAGTGGATTTGGTGATCCTTTAAAAGAAGATGAAGTTCGCGCTATTATGTTAATCCGTGTTAACTCTTTATTAAAAGGACACTCAGGTATTCGCTTAAGTACTATCGAAACATTAATGGCAATGTTAAATAACGGTGTGGTTCCTCACATTCCAGAAAAAGGATCTTTAGGAGCTTCAGGAGATTTAGCACCATTATCACATATGGTATTACCAATGTTAGGTTTAGGCCGTGCTTTCTTTAACGGAGAATTAATGACTGGTAAAGAAGCAATGGAAAAAGCTGGCGTTCCAGTAATCCACTTAGAAGCTAAAGAAGGTTTAGCTTTAATCAATGGTACTACTGTTTTAACAGCAATCGGCGCTTTAGCTACTCATGATTCAATCGAATTATTAAAATTAGCTGATATCGCAGGTGCTTTATCATTAGAAGTACATAACGGAATCGTTAATGCTTTTGACGAAGAATTACATATTATCCGCCCTCATAGTGGACAATTAGCAACAGCTAAAAATGTTCGCGCTTTGATTGCAGGTAGTACATTAACAACGCCAGCAACTGCTGAACGTGTACAAGATGCTTACTCATTACGTTGTATGCCTCAAATTCACGGTGCAAGTAAAGATACAATCGCTTTTGTTAAAACAAAAGTTGAAATCGAAATTAACTCTGTAACTGATAACCCAATCATTACTCGTAGTGGTGACGTTATTTCTGGTGGTAACTTCCACGGTGAACCAATGGCACAACCATTTGACTATTTAGGAATTGGTGCTGCTGAAATTGGTAACGTATCTGAACGTCGTGTGGAACGCTTAGTTAATACTAACTTAAGTGGATTACCTTCATTCTTAGTTAAACACCCAGGCGTTAACTCTGGTTTCATGATTACTCAATACGCTGCTGCTTCATTAGCATCAGAAAACAAAATTTTAGCTCATCCAGCAAGTGTTGACTCAATTACATCTTGTGAAAACCAAGAAGACTTTGTAAGTATGGGTACAACTGCAGCTCGTACAGCTCGTGATATCTTAATCAACTCTCGTCGTATTGTTGCAACTGAAATCATGGCTGCTTGTCAAGCTATCGAATTTGTATCAGATCGTGGTGTGATGGGTAAAGGTACTCAAGTAGCTTACGATACATTTAGAAAATATGTTAATGTGATTGAAAATGACAAAGACATTGAAATCTACGATGAATTAGAAAAAGCAACTGAAGTATTAATCAGTGGTGACTTATTAAGAGCCGTTGAAGAAGTAGTTGATTTAGAAATCGAATTTGACTTCAAATAA
- the hisS gene encoding histidine--tRNA ligase yields the protein MGYQKPKGTADVLPGVVEKWQYVETIARKVFKRYDIHEVRTPMFEHIEVITRGVGDTTDIVTKEMYDFQDKGGRHITLRPENTAPLVRSYVENKLYGPEHQNPFKAFYIGPMFRYERAQFGRFRQFHQIGIEMIGSANPAIDVEGILSALDFYKELGVTHTELVINSLGTRECRMEYRKALIEYLEPKFDELSGDSQRRLHTNPLRVLDSKDEKDKVIVENAPSILDYLDDYSAKFFEEVKELLDAVGVNYVVDHRMVRGLDYYNHTVFEIMSNAPGYNGKITTICAGGRYDGLVKEFEGPDSHDAAFGYALGLERAIISMEAEGVELPTTPGVDVYVVGLGEKTNIETLKLIQKVREAGYTAERDYSNRKAKAQFKTASKLNAKVALTIGDDELEREVVRMKNMDTGVEEEIKLSDLYADFKGSVGENIPKNCKCKSKK from the coding sequence ATGGGATATCAAAAACCAAAAGGTACTGCTGATGTATTACCTGGTGTGGTAGAGAAGTGGCAATATGTAGAAACAATCGCAAGAAAAGTATTTAAGCGTTATGACATTCATGAAGTGAGAACACCAATGTTTGAACACATTGAAGTAATCACGCGTGGTGTTGGAGATACAACGGATATTGTGACAAAAGAAATGTATGATTTCCAAGATAAAGGTGGCCGTCACATTACGTTACGTCCTGAAAATACAGCCCCACTTGTTAGATCTTATGTGGAAAACAAATTATATGGACCAGAACACCAAAATCCATTTAAAGCTTTTTACATTGGGCCAATGTTCCGTTATGAACGTGCTCAATTTGGACGTTTCCGTCAATTTCACCAAATCGGTATTGAGATGATTGGGAGTGCGAATCCTGCGATTGACGTAGAAGGAATTCTTTCTGCTTTAGATTTTTATAAAGAATTAGGTGTTACTCATACGGAGCTTGTGATTAACTCTTTAGGAACAAGAGAATGTCGTATGGAATATCGTAAAGCCTTGATTGAGTACTTAGAACCTAAGTTTGATGAATTAAGTGGCGATTCACAACGTCGTTTACATACTAATCCCTTACGTGTTTTAGATAGTAAAGATGAAAAAGACAAAGTGATTGTAGAAAATGCTCCATCTATTTTAGATTATTTAGATGATTATTCAGCAAAATTCTTTGAAGAAGTGAAAGAATTATTAGATGCTGTAGGTGTTAATTATGTGGTTGATCACCGCATGGTTCGTGGGTTAGATTATTACAACCACACTGTATTTGAAATTATGAGTAACGCCCCAGGCTACAATGGAAAAATCACAACAATTTGTGCGGGTGGTCGTTATGACGGTTTAGTGAAAGAATTTGAAGGTCCCGATAGTCATGATGCAGCCTTTGGTTATGCTTTAGGATTAGAACGCGCGATTATTAGTATGGAAGCTGAAGGTGTGGAACTTCCAACAACTCCAGGTGTTGATGTGTACGTGGTTGGTCTTGGTGAAAAAACGAATATTGAAACCTTGAAATTAATTCAAAAAGTTAGAGAAGCAGGTTACACGGCTGAACGTGATTACTCAAATCGTAAAGCCAAAGCACAATTTAAAACAGCGTCAAAATTAAACGCAAAAGTTGCTTTAACCATCGGCGATGACGAATTAGAACGAGAAGTTGTTCGTATGAAAAATATGGACACTGGTGTTGAAGAAGAAATCAAATTAAGTGATTTATATGCTGATTTCAAAGGGAGTGTTGGCGAAAACATTCCAAAAAATTGTAAATGTAAGAGTAAAAAATAA
- a CDS encoding YitT family protein, translating into MHEEKGIIQEYTHKLTVVFLYAMLYAIALNFFWRPANIYTGGITGFSQIFTTLFEKFTGFQPSMSVIYYLINLPFLIYGWFKMNKKLVIFTVISVTFASVAIEMIPTIVLTKDPIICALFGGAIGGASMGLALKNGIATGGLDIGIIAIRRKTGKSIGSISMIINGIIVLAAGALFGFPYAFYSVISIIVSGKVMDFVYTKQQKMQVLIITRNPDQVIASLKKRLLRGVTVLNDEAQGAYDHRKKTVLLTVITRYELHQLEEAIEEGDSTSFVSISENVHTLGKFDDFGL; encoded by the coding sequence ATGCACGAGGAAAAAGGAATCATCCAAGAATACACACATAAGTTAACCGTTGTTTTCTTATATGCCATGTTATATGCCATCGCCTTAAATTTTTTCTGGCGACCAGCTAATATCTATACAGGAGGAATTACAGGTTTTTCTCAAATCTTTACAACCTTATTTGAGAAATTCACTGGCTTCCAACCATCTATGTCCGTCATTTATTATTTGATCAACTTACCATTTTTAATTTATGGTTGGTTTAAGATGAATAAAAAATTAGTCATTTTTACAGTCATTAGTGTAACCTTTGCCTCAGTGGCAATTGAAATGATACCGACGATTGTTTTAACGAAAGATCCAATTATTTGTGCTCTTTTTGGTGGAGCAATTGGTGGAGCTTCCATGGGATTAGCTTTGAAAAATGGCATAGCAACAGGTGGTTTAGATATTGGAATTATTGCGATTAGAAGAAAAACAGGTAAGAGTATCGGCTCTATTTCAATGATTATTAATGGAATTATTGTTTTAGCTGCGGGGGCATTGTTTGGTTTTCCTTATGCCTTTTATAGTGTCATCTCGATTATTGTTAGCGGGAAAGTAATGGATTTTGTTTATACGAAACAACAAAAAATGCAGGTCTTAATTATTACAAGAAATCCAGACCAAGTGATCGCTTCTCTTAAGAAAAGATTACTTCGTGGTGTGACAGTTCTAAATGATGAAGCGCAAGGGGCTTATGATCATCGTAAGAAAACAGTCCTTTTAACGGTTATCACAAGATATGAACTGCACCAACTAGAAGAAGCCATTGAAGAAGGGGACTCAACGAGTTTTGTGAGCATTTCTGAAAATGTCCATACTTTAGGGAAGTTTGATGACTTTGGTTTGTAA
- a CDS encoding GNAT family N-acetyltransferase — MRKETAKWVDKEDVLVSELIKMIDEETIYIAYEGTKMIGFLTLYVPDQFIHFFFIDATIQGKGIGSQLLSAVEKDCHTGEMSLKCLIHNKNAIGFYEKKGFEISETHEETPATGYHVMIKTIK; from the coding sequence GTGAGAAAAGAAACAGCTAAATGGGTAGATAAGGAAGACGTTCTAGTTTCTGAACTTATTAAAATGATTGATGAAGAAACCATTTATATTGCTTACGAAGGGACAAAAATGATTGGTTTTTTAACACTTTATGTGCCAGACCAATTTATTCACTTCTTTTTCATTGATGCAACAATCCAAGGAAAAGGGATTGGAAGTCAGTTATTAAGTGCTGTTGAAAAAGACTGTCATACTGGTGAGATGAGTTTGAAGTGTTTAATTCATAATAAAAATGCGATTGGTTTTTATGAGAAAAAAGGCTTTGAAATCTCTGAAACTCATGAAGAAACACCAGCAACAGGTTATCATGTAATGATTAAAACAATTAAATAA
- a CDS encoding CPBP family intramembrane glutamic endopeptidase: protein MEDKKSFSRVGFGLIIIFIAGLIFQTLVLRSRPFAVFDSSLIIVSNFIGMYGIGLPIFLYLFKDREKLDVPRKEKISFKEGFVLFTIGFAVMYVVNLGCTVIFTLLGAKITNQLGETIMGLNIVSAFLLIVIIGPILEELLFRKTLYRFSDTLGENGYIIFSSIMFSLFHLNITQSIYTFFLGIILAYLYVKTGKLIVPIVMHMVVNFVGSIIPLLLFGSETAVVFYSLIALILVVAGLVFLIVNFSQVKAIFKTDNHFSLSQSVRNPGMIIFLILSIGMILLGIFGAFFI, encoded by the coding sequence ATGGAAGACAAGAAAAGTTTTAGTCGGGTTGGTTTTGGGTTAATTATTATTTTTATTGCAGGGTTAATATTTCAAACATTAGTATTAAGAAGTAGACCATTTGCAGTATTCGATAGTTCACTAATAATAGTATCGAATTTTATTGGAATGTATGGGATTGGGTTACCTATTTTTTTATATTTATTTAAGGACAGAGAAAAATTAGATGTTCCACGAAAGGAAAAAATTTCTTTTAAAGAAGGCTTTGTTTTATTTACAATTGGATTTGCTGTTATGTATGTTGTTAATTTAGGTTGTACCGTTATCTTTACGTTATTAGGGGCAAAGATAACGAATCAATTAGGTGAAACGATTATGGGGTTAAATATAGTATCAGCGTTTTTATTAATTGTCATTATTGGCCCGATTTTAGAAGAGTTATTATTTAGAAAAACCTTGTATCGTTTTTCTGATACGTTAGGAGAGAATGGTTACATTATTTTTAGTAGTATTATGTTTTCATTGTTTCATTTAAATATTACTCAAAGTATTTATACTTTCTTTTTAGGAATAATCTTAGCGTATTTATATGTTAAAACAGGGAAACTGATCGTACCGATAGTCATGCATATGGTAGTCAATTTCGTGGGTAGTATTATTCCGTTATTACTTTTTGGTTCAGAAACGGCAGTGGTTTTTTATAGTTTAATTGCATTAATTCTCGTCGTTGCTGGACTTGTCTTTTTAATTGTTAATTTCAGTCAAGTGAAAGCAATATTTAAAACAGATAATCATTTTTCATTGAGTCAATCAGTTAGAAATCCTGGAATGATTATTTTTCTAATCTTGTCTATAGGAATGATTCTTTTAGGAATATTTGGAGCATTTTTTATTTAA